Within the Paenibacillus sp. AN1007 genome, the region AAGTTGTAGCATGTTTTCGTTAAGGGATTGCAGATGATCATTAGACTCATCAATAAACATGGATAAATATTGGTTCATGTCCATTGTGAGGCACCTCCTCCGTAAGTTACACTCCGTTATTTCACTGCTTGAACAAGTCTTGGCGCAATCTCCTGCAGAGGCAGAAGATGACGCACGCATTGCAGCTCTACAGCTGAACGCGGCATACCGTAGACAACACAAGTTTCTTCATTTTCGGCAAACGTTGATGTGACTCCGGTATCGTACAATTTTTTCATCATACGTGCTCCGTCGCTTCCCATGCCTGTCAGAAGAACAAGATGTCGCTGTAAAGATGTAAACGGCAGAAGGGACTCAAACATCGTATCCACTGAAGGTCTGTGACCATTAACCTGTTGATCCTCACTCAGTTTCAAGATGAATCTTCCATCTGCTGCCTTGTGGACTCTCAAATGGAAACCACCAGGCGCAATATAAGCTGTTCCTTTTCGAAGTGCCATACCGTCTTCTGCCTCCACCACATGCAGGGGACTGAACGTATTCAATCGCTGCGCCAGTGAACGAGTAAAATTGGGCGGCATATGCTGCACAATAATTACCGGTGCCGGCAGATCTGCAGGCAGCTGTTCAAGCAGGGTCTTGAGAGCTCTTGGTCCGCCAGTCGAAGAACCGACAGCAACAAGTTTGTTAAACGATCCTTCCAAGCTCCCTGAACCTTTGTAAGCCGTGTTAAGCTTCGCAGGCTCTTTCACAGGTGCAGGCGATGGTACAGGCACTGAAGTGGCTGCTGTCTGTTTTGCCGCGGGCTTGGTTGGGTCCGATGTTCTGGCTTCTCTGCTGGCCTGCAGTGGACTCGCAGACGGCTTGACGGTTTTATCCGTACTTGCGGTGCGAGCCGGCTGATCCGGCTTAA harbors:
- the cheB gene encoding chemotaxis-specific protein-glutamate methyltransferase CheB; translated protein: MAVYQVLVVDDSAFMRKIVTDFIEADPEFKVTATASNGKEAIQKTLELKPDIITMDVEMPEMNGLDALKTIMEDSFIPVIMLSGINEQGMKETIMALEAGAFDFIRKPSVVHDQDIAQVGKALVERMRAAMHEVKRKAERKESIKKMEASRNAVIPPMQPVKKELPARDMNESIHKAAPPALPNSEPAVKEHTEAVQIKKKPSAPPSLPKTDRTFNKKESTVKPDQPARTASTDKTVKPSASPLQASREARTSDPTKPAAKQTAATSVPVPSPAPVKEPAKLNTAYKGSGSLEGSFNKLVAVGSSTGGPRALKTLLEQLPADLPAPVIIVQHMPPNFTRSLAQRLNTFSPLHVVEAEDGMALRKGTAYIAPGGFHLRVHKAADGRFILKLSEDQQVNGHRPSVDTMFESLLPFTSLQRHLVLLTGMGSDGARMMKKLYDTGVTSTFAENEETCVVYGMPRSAVELQCVRHLLPLQEIAPRLVQAVK